Proteins found in one Coffea eugenioides isolate CCC68of chromosome 5, Ceug_1.0, whole genome shotgun sequence genomic segment:
- the LOC113770867 gene encoding acidic endochitinase-like, with product MAPCFRALVIAITSLLMISSVIRSSDAAGIATYWGQNTDEGSLEDACRRGTYDYVNLAFLINYGNGQTPELNLAGHCEPSACSSLSSEIKACQKRGIQVLLSLGGAPNLSSRDDAKEVASYLYNNFLGGESENRPLGDAVLDGIDFHIQAGRRDFLDDLAKALSEYRTTERRVHLSAAPQCSYPDYYLDAATRTGLFDYVWVQFYNNPPCQYSMGNANNLINSWSSHWASHPGVNKLFLGLPASPEAAPSGGYIPHRMLIREVLPQVQDYPNYGGVMLWNVYYDENYSQAIRPYVNPETLTFDRRSTIKYPRKSMIKSFVDE from the coding sequence ATGGCTCCCTGTTTTAGAGCACTAGTCATAGCAATAACATCGCTGTTGATGATATCTTCAGTGATCAGGTCTTCCGATGCTGCTGGAATTGCCACCTACTGGGGCCAAAACACCGACGAAGGAAGCCTGGAAGACGCATGCCGGAGAGGTACCTATGACTACGTGAATCTTGCCTTTCTGATAAATTATGGCAATGGCCAGACACCAGAATTGAACTTAGCTGGGCATTGTGAGCCAAGCGCTTGCTCCTCGCTTAGTTCTGAGATAAAAGCTTGCCAGAAACGAGGCATCCAAGTGCTTCTTTCTCTCGGTGGAGCTCCAAACCTTTCTTCACGCGATGATGCTAAGGAAGTCGCGTCCTATCTCTATAATAATTTCCTTGGCGGTGAATCAGAAAATCGTCCATTAGGCGATGCTGTCTTAGACGGTATAGACTTTCATATCCAAGCTGGAAGGAGGGATTTCTTGGATGATCTCGCCAAGGCGCTCTCAGAATATAGAACAACAGAGAGAAGGGTGCACTTATCTGCAGCACCACAATGTTCCTATCCTGACTATTATCTTGACGCTGCTACCAGAACTGGCCTCTTTGATTATGTGTGGGTGCAATTTTACAACAATCCGCCTTGTCAGTATAGTATGGGCAATGCCAACAACCTCATCAACAGTTGGAGCTCTCATTGGGCTTCACATCCAGGAGTTAACAAACTATTCCTGGGATTACCTGCATCCCCTGAAGCCGCTCCTTCTGGCGGTTACATTCCACATCGGATGCTTATTCGTGAAGTTCTTCCCCAGGTCCAGGACTATCCCAACTATGGAGGCGTCATGCTTTGGAACGTATACTATGACGAGAATTATAGTCAGGCAATCAGGCCTTATGTTAACCCTGAAACTCTGACTTTTGATCGCAGGTCCACGATTAAGTACCCAAGAAAGTCCATGATAAAGTCTTTTGTGGATGAGTAA